A portion of the Nitrospirota bacterium genome contains these proteins:
- a CDS encoding carboxypeptidase M32 — protein sequence MKTLKTVEALTTRLLEIQRINSAASLLSWDQETYMPAGGGEARAEQISTLQGIAHQKLVSPNIERLLSAWIDPQTGAIQDSPGDAWDEPSRSLLREVWRDYSRAKKLPSDFVVTLSRECSLAQQVWVEAKKASNFAMFLPNLRTILSLKRQEAQYLGYKDSPYDALLDVYEPGSTIAALRPLFAQVKARLVPLLQKIQNSSVQVDDAALFRSFDVTRQMEFGRLVLTAMGYDFERGRLDLSAHPFTTSFHPTDVRVTTRIFEHDLQSCLFSCIHEGGHGLYDQGLDTRYYGTPLGDSVSLGIHESQSRMWENCVGRSRSFWRFFYPLLQQTFPQQLGALDGEQFYAAINRVKPSMIRVEADELTYNLHIMLRFEIEQDLIEGRTNPEDLPGIWNRKMEEYLGIVPANDAEGVLQDVHWSFGAFGYFPTYTLGNLYSVQFYEQAQREIPRLEEKITTGQLIELRRWLEQKIHRWGRMFTPDHLAQRVTGKSLDPEPFLSYVEKKYGEIYRLTGS from the coding sequence GTGAAGACCCTGAAAACCGTGGAAGCTTTGACGACCAGACTCTTGGAGATCCAGCGCATTAACAGCGCGGCCTCACTTCTCTCATGGGATCAAGAGACCTATATGCCGGCCGGCGGAGGCGAAGCCCGTGCCGAACAGATTTCGACGCTCCAAGGCATTGCACACCAGAAGCTCGTCTCACCGAACATTGAACGCTTGCTCTCCGCCTGGATCGATCCACAAACCGGCGCCATCCAGGACAGCCCAGGGGATGCCTGGGACGAACCCTCTCGCTCCTTGCTCCGCGAAGTCTGGCGTGACTATAGTCGCGCCAAAAAACTCCCCTCCGATTTTGTGGTGACACTCAGCCGGGAATGTTCACTGGCGCAACAAGTATGGGTCGAAGCGAAAAAGGCGAGCAACTTCGCCATGTTTCTGCCAAACCTGCGCACCATCCTGTCGCTCAAACGGCAGGAAGCCCAGTATCTCGGCTACAAGGACTCACCCTACGATGCGTTACTGGATGTATATGAACCGGGCTCAACGATTGCCGCGCTCCGCCCGCTGTTCGCACAGGTGAAGGCACGGCTCGTTCCGCTATTGCAGAAGATTCAAAACAGTTCAGTGCAAGTCGACGATGCCGCGCTCTTCCGCAGCTTCGACGTGACCCGACAGATGGAATTCGGCCGACTGGTCTTGACTGCCATGGGTTACGACTTCGAGCGGGGACGCCTCGATCTGTCGGCCCATCCCTTCACGACCTCCTTTCACCCGACGGACGTGCGCGTCACGACGCGTATCTTCGAACATGACCTGCAATCCTGCTTATTCAGCTGTATCCATGAAGGGGGCCATGGCCTGTACGACCAGGGACTCGACACACGCTACTACGGAACGCCGCTCGGCGATTCCGTCTCGCTGGGCATTCACGAAAGCCAGTCGCGTATGTGGGAGAACTGCGTGGGCCGCTCGCGATCGTTCTGGCGCTTCTTTTATCCCCTGCTGCAACAGACGTTTCCTCAGCAACTGGGTGCGCTCGATGGGGAACAATTCTATGCCGCCATCAATCGCGTCAAACCGTCGATGATTCGAGTCGAAGCCGATGAGCTCACCTACAATCTCCACATCATGCTACGGTTTGAAATCGAACAGGACCTCATCGAAGGACGGACGAACCCTGAGGATCTGCCGGGTATCTGGAACCGGAAGATGGAAGAGTATCTGGGCATCGTCCCCGCGAACGATGCGGAAGGAGTACTGCAAGACGTGCATTGGTCCTTCGGCGCCTTCGGCTACTTTCCAACCTACACGCTCGGAAACCTGTACTCCGTTCAATTCTACGAACAGGCCCAGCGGGAAATTCCACGGCTGGAGGAAAAAATTACGACGGGGCAACTCATCGAGCTACGACGCTGGCTCGAGCAGAAGATTCACCGCTGGGGCCGGATGTTCACGCCGGACCACCTGGCTCAACGCGTGACAGGGAAAAGCCTCGATCCTGAACCGTTCTTATCGTATGTCGAGAAAAAGTATGGCGAGATCTACCGGCTCACGGGATCGTAG
- a CDS encoding heme lyase CcmF/NrfE family subunit yields the protein MIPEIGHFALILALCVAVVQGSLPIYGAAVGNAALMSVAKPAARGQFVLVLLAFCCLGYAFAVKDFSVLYVAATSNSQLPLHYRLAAIWGAHEGSLLLWTFILTLWMLAVTFFSEHLPAVMRARILGVMGLVSLGFILFMLTVSNPFERLIPAAADGRDLNPLLQDPGMVMHPPMLYMGYVGFSVAFAFAIAALLGGNLDAAWARWSRPWTTAAWCFLTVGIALGSGWAYYELGWGGWWFWDPVENASFMPWLAGTALIHSLAVTDKRGGFKVWTVLLAILAFSLSLVGTFLVRSGVLTSVHAFATDPKRGLFILVFLAIVIGGSLVLYAWRAPRVGLGGGFDMVSREAMLLGNNVLLIAALGSVFLGTLYPLFLDAMGLGKISVGPPYFDTVFVPLMTPAIFLMGIGPLAQWKKASLPDLALRLRWAFGASVVTALLLPFVLGKWTPLLSLGLLLASWIVTTAAVNVWERVSRLVGTGVMSGLATLPRAYWGMVVAHCGIAVFIVGVTMVKGFEVEQDLRMNVGETSTIGGYTFRFDGVQNIKGPNYTAARGMFHVSQGGHDVTDMFPEKRHYPVQNQAMTEAAIDTGLLRDLYVSLGEPLPGGAWSVRLYHKPFIDWIWGGCLIMALGGVLAMTDRRYRLAGRREESPVSDLPQPVGPEVS from the coding sequence ATGATTCCAGAAATCGGTCATTTTGCGTTGATTCTTGCGCTCTGCGTCGCGGTCGTGCAGGGGAGCCTGCCCATTTATGGGGCCGCAGTCGGGAACGCGGCCTTGATGTCGGTCGCGAAACCGGCGGCGCGCGGGCAGTTTGTCCTGGTCCTGTTGGCCTTCTGTTGCCTGGGTTATGCGTTCGCCGTCAAAGACTTCTCCGTTCTGTACGTCGCGGCCACGTCGAACTCTCAGCTCCCCCTGCATTATCGTCTCGCGGCCATCTGGGGCGCACATGAGGGGTCGTTGCTCCTCTGGACGTTCATTCTCACCCTCTGGATGCTTGCCGTGACGTTCTTCTCCGAACATCTGCCGGCGGTGATGCGGGCCCGTATTCTCGGTGTCATGGGGTTGGTCAGCCTGGGATTTATCTTATTTATGTTGACCGTGTCGAATCCATTCGAACGGTTGATCCCGGCCGCAGCCGATGGGCGAGATCTCAATCCCTTGCTGCAGGACCCCGGCATGGTCATGCACCCGCCGATGCTCTATATGGGGTACGTGGGATTTTCCGTGGCGTTCGCCTTTGCAATTGCGGCCCTGTTGGGAGGCAACCTGGACGCAGCCTGGGCCCGCTGGTCGCGCCCCTGGACGACCGCCGCCTGGTGTTTTCTCACCGTGGGAATCGCGTTAGGCAGCGGCTGGGCCTATTACGAACTCGGCTGGGGCGGTTGGTGGTTCTGGGACCCGGTGGAAAACGCCTCCTTCATGCCGTGGCTGGCAGGGACCGCGCTGATCCACTCGCTGGCCGTGACGGATAAACGTGGCGGTTTCAAAGTCTGGACAGTGCTGCTCGCGATTCTTGCCTTCTCATTGAGTTTGGTCGGGACCTTCTTGGTCCGATCCGGTGTTTTGACTTCGGTCCATGCCTTCGCGACCGATCCCAAACGCGGCTTGTTTATACTGGTCTTTCTCGCAATCGTCATTGGCGGGTCGTTGGTCCTCTATGCCTGGCGTGCCCCGCGTGTGGGGTTAGGGGGCGGCTTCGACATGGTCTCGCGTGAGGCGATGCTGCTGGGGAACAATGTGTTGCTGATCGCGGCCTTGGGATCGGTCTTCCTGGGTACGCTCTACCCGTTGTTTCTCGACGCGATGGGTCTCGGGAAGATTTCAGTCGGCCCGCCCTATTTCGATACGGTGTTTGTCCCGCTCATGACACCGGCCATTTTCCTCATGGGAATCGGCCCATTAGCGCAGTGGAAGAAAGCAAGCTTGCCGGACTTGGCGTTGCGCCTGCGTTGGGCCTTCGGCGCGAGCGTCGTCACCGCGTTGCTACTCCCGTTCGTGCTGGGCAAGTGGACGCCGCTCCTCAGCTTGGGGCTGCTGTTGGCATCCTGGATTGTGACGACGGCAGCGGTGAATGTGTGGGAGCGAGTGAGCCGCCTCGTCGGCACCGGTGTCATGAGTGGTTTGGCCACGCTTCCGCGGGCCTATTGGGGCATGGTGGTCGCCCATTGCGGCATTGCGGTGTTTATCGTCGGCGTCACCATGGTCAAAGGGTTCGAGGTTGAACAAGATCTGCGCATGAATGTCGGTGAGACCTCCACTATCGGAGGTTATACCTTCCGGTTCGATGGCGTGCAAAACATCAAGGGGCCGAACTATACGGCGGCACGCGGGATGTTTCACGTGAGCCAGGGAGGACATGACGTTACCGATATGTTCCCTGAAAAGCGGCATTATCCGGTTCAGAATCAGGCGATGACCGAAGCCGCGATCGATACGGGACTGCTGCGCGACCTCTATGTATCGCTCGGGGAACCGCTGCCTGGGGGAGCCTGGAGCGTGCGGTTGTACCACAAGCCCTTCATCGACTGGATCTGGGGCGGTTGTTTGATTATGGCGTTGGGTGGAGTCCTTGCGATGACCGATCGTCGTTATCGCTTAGCCGGGCGACGTGAAGAATCGCCGGTGTCAGACCTGCCGCAGCCGGTGGGACCAGAGGTCTCATGA
- the ccmE gene encoding cytochrome c maturation protein CcmE — translation MKPRQKRFVLIGLGLVALAVAAVLVLNAFQSNLVFFFTPTQVANGEVPQGHSFRIGGMVETGSLTREGDGLTVHFIVTDMAKRVPVRFKGILPDLFKEGKGAVAQGQLGADGTFIASEVLAKHDENYMPPEVAEALAKAKAKGAQSSSTLVVQPQ, via the coding sequence ATGAAACCCAGACAGAAACGTTTTGTGCTCATCGGGCTCGGTCTCGTGGCGTTGGCCGTCGCGGCGGTGTTGGTGCTCAATGCATTCCAAAGTAACCTCGTGTTCTTTTTTACGCCGACACAAGTCGCCAATGGCGAGGTGCCGCAGGGCCACAGCTTCCGCATCGGCGGGATGGTTGAAACTGGAAGTCTGACGCGTGAGGGCGACGGCCTCACCGTTCATTTCATCGTGACCGACATGGCGAAGCGCGTTCCCGTGAGGTTCAAAGGGATTCTTCCTGACCTCTTCAAGGAGGGGAAGGGCGCCGTGGCGCAGGGGCAACTCGGGGCCGATGGGACGTTTATTGCCAGCGAGGTGCTGGCCAAGCACGATGAGAACTATATGCCGCCGGAAGTCGCTGAGGCGTTGGCTAAAGCCAAGGCGAAAGGCGCACAGAGCAGCAGCACGTTGGTCGTACAACCGCAGTAG
- the ccmA gene encoding cytochrome c biogenesis heme-transporting ATPase CcmA, with amino-acid sequence MLKADNVSCVRGERRLITALSFTVERGRLLAVTGANGSGKTSLLRMLCGLLSAEQGRVLWDGEDVRACRERYLAGLIYIGHLNSLKDDLTPVENVTTSARLAGEEISEGKTCEALDAVGLARAIHRLPTRVLSQGQKRRVSLARLWVSQQPLWILDEPFAALDVTSTGLLMQQLRAHLSNGGIVIAATHQEIDVGADRLDQLRLVG; translated from the coding sequence ATGTTGAAGGCAGACAACGTAAGTTGTGTTCGTGGAGAACGACGGCTCATTACGGCGCTGAGCTTTACGGTAGAGCGGGGCAGGCTCCTCGCGGTGACGGGCGCGAACGGGAGCGGAAAAACCAGCCTCTTGCGTATGTTGTGCGGCCTGCTGTCGGCGGAGCAGGGACGTGTGCTGTGGGATGGGGAAGACGTCCGTGCATGCAGGGAACGGTACCTGGCCGGCCTCATCTATATCGGTCATTTGAACAGCTTGAAAGATGACCTGACGCCTGTCGAAAATGTGACCACCTCAGCGCGCTTGGCCGGTGAGGAGATCTCGGAAGGGAAAACCTGTGAGGCCTTGGACGCGGTTGGCCTTGCACGGGCCATTCACCGGTTGCCGACGAGGGTACTGTCACAGGGACAGAAGCGCCGGGTCTCACTGGCGCGCTTGTGGGTCTCACAGCAGCCGCTCTGGATTTTGGACGAACCGTTCGCGGCGCTCGATGTGACGTCGACCGGTTTGCTGATGCAGCAGCTGCGGGCGCATCTCAGTAACGGTGGGATCGTCATTGCGGCAACTCATCAAGAGATCGATGTCGGAGCCGATCGCCTCGATCAGCTGAGGCTCGTTGGATGA
- the ccmC gene encoding heme ABC transporter permease CcmC, with protein MGFARINWFKYSSPQAFYPLAGWLMPWCAAAAILLIGVGLYLGFFVAPTDFQQGQSYRIIFVHVPAAWMSMFLYVVMAIWAGLGLGLNARPSFMMAQAIAPTGALFTFLALVTGAMWGKPTWGAWWVWDARLTSELILLFLYGGVMLLRTSIDDSRRADRASAVFALVGVVNVPIIYFSVRWWNTLHQGASVSMTAAPKMAATMLTAMLVMTLGFWMYSLAVTLARMRCVILERARQASWDTRSSQPDALEVR; from the coding sequence ATGGGTTTCGCTCGCATCAATTGGTTCAAGTATTCGTCGCCGCAGGCGTTCTATCCCCTGGCCGGATGGCTGATGCCTTGGTGTGCTGCCGCAGCGATTCTGTTGATCGGGGTGGGTCTCTACCTTGGATTCTTTGTCGCGCCGACCGATTTCCAGCAAGGACAGTCCTATCGCATTATTTTCGTCCATGTCCCGGCTGCCTGGATGTCGATGTTCCTCTATGTGGTCATGGCCATCTGGGCCGGGCTTGGATTGGGCCTCAATGCGCGCCCCTCGTTCATGATGGCCCAAGCGATTGCTCCGACCGGTGCGCTCTTTACCTTCCTTGCGCTGGTGACCGGCGCTATGTGGGGCAAGCCGACTTGGGGCGCCTGGTGGGTCTGGGATGCCCGGTTGACATCCGAATTGATTCTCTTGTTTCTGTACGGTGGGGTGATGCTGCTCCGCACGTCGATCGATGATTCCCGACGTGCCGATCGTGCCAGCGCCGTCTTCGCGCTAGTCGGGGTCGTCAACGTGCCCATTATTTATTTTTCCGTGCGTTGGTGGAATACGCTCCACCAGGGTGCCTCGGTGAGCATGACGGCTGCGCCAAAAATGGCGGCGACGATGCTCACGGCAATGTTAGTCATGACGCTGGGGTTCTGGATGTACAGTCTCGCCGTCACGCTGGCACGGATGCGTTGTGTGATCCTCGAACGTGCGCGGCAAGCCTCTTGGGACACCCGTTCATCGCAGCCAGACGCGTTGGAGGTGCGCTGA
- a CDS encoding Fur family transcriptional regulator, with protein MAAKHVKEMEALKEHLGKHQLKLTRQRELILSAFLRQEHITAEAMYHQLAKSDPHLGLATIYRTLNLFCDAGLAQARHFGSQTQYDNIAHKGHHDHLICTGCDKIVEFENCDIERLQEEVAAQNGFIIKTHRLELYGLCSRCRH; from the coding sequence ATGGCAGCGAAGCATGTGAAAGAAATGGAGGCGCTGAAGGAGCACCTCGGCAAACATCAGCTCAAACTCACGCGCCAACGTGAATTGATTCTGAGTGCCTTCCTCCGGCAAGAGCACATTACCGCGGAAGCCATGTACCACCAACTGGCCAAGTCCGATCCCCATCTCGGGCTCGCCACCATCTATCGAACACTCAATCTGTTCTGCGATGCCGGCCTTGCACAAGCCCGCCACTTCGGCTCTCAGACGCAGTACGACAACATCGCGCACAAGGGCCACCACGATCACCTGATCTGCACCGGCTGCGATAAGATTGTAGAGTTTGAAAACTGCGACATTGAGCGTCTTCAGGAAGAAGTGGCGGCCCAGAACGGATTTATCATCAAAACTCATCGACTTGAACTCTACGGCCTCTGCTCCCGCTGCCGCCATTGA
- a CDS encoding extracellular solute-binding protein, whose translation MAFVCAHPTWRRTLLSSLMLLVVAGIFAPSAPAADKITIYSGRSERLIKPVLDAFTASTGIQVELLSSGTTELVNRLKAEGERTSADLLITNDAGSLELARTAGLLRPLNMREIERAIPAQFRAPDNAWVGLSGRFWIVVYNTTMVKPDQVKSLLDLADPKWKDKIAIPNSGSEYLQAGVSVIRATHGEEKTKQFLQGLKTNADNQVYQKSSQIVDAVAKGQVALGIVNHYYVYRHLAAQPTAPIAVVMPDQQEGGMGAIMNVAGVGIVKSTKHLDSAKLLVEFLVAQAGQKLFADLDKEYPLHADVKADPALVDRKSFRAAQVPLTKLAELREPTLTLIEQVGLR comes from the coding sequence ATGGCATTTGTATGCGCTCACCCAACATGGCGACGGACCCTGCTCTCCTCTCTCATGCTGCTCGTGGTCGCCGGGATCTTCGCACCCTCCGCCCCGGCCGCCGATAAAATCACCATCTACTCCGGCCGCTCGGAACGGCTCATCAAGCCGGTGCTCGATGCCTTTACGGCAAGTACCGGGATCCAGGTCGAACTGTTGTCCTCCGGCACGACGGAATTGGTCAACCGCCTGAAGGCGGAAGGTGAGCGCACATCGGCCGACCTCCTGATCACCAACGACGCCGGCAGTTTGGAGTTGGCACGGACCGCCGGCCTCCTCCGCCCCCTGAACATGCGGGAAATCGAACGAGCGATTCCAGCACAGTTTCGCGCACCGGACAATGCATGGGTGGGTCTCTCCGGACGATTCTGGATCGTGGTCTACAACACCACGATGGTCAAGCCGGACCAAGTGAAGTCGCTCCTCGACCTCGCCGATCCAAAGTGGAAAGATAAGATTGCGATTCCGAATTCGGGCAGTGAATATCTGCAAGCCGGCGTCTCGGTCATACGCGCCACGCATGGCGAAGAGAAGACCAAGCAATTCCTGCAAGGCCTCAAGACCAATGCGGATAACCAGGTCTACCAAAAAAGCTCACAGATCGTGGATGCCGTCGCCAAGGGGCAGGTCGCATTGGGCATCGTGAATCACTACTACGTCTATCGTCATCTTGCCGCGCAACCCACCGCGCCGATCGCCGTGGTGATGCCGGACCAGCAGGAAGGCGGCATGGGGGCGATCATGAATGTCGCCGGCGTCGGCATCGTCAAGTCGACTAAACATCTCGACAGCGCAAAGCTGCTCGTGGAATTCCTGGTCGCTCAAGCGGGACAGAAGTTGTTTGCCGACCTCGACAAGGAGTACCCCCTCCATGCAGATGTGAAAGCAGATCCGGCCCTCGTGGACCGAAAGAGTTTCCGGGCCGCGCAGGTCCCCCTCACCAAGTTGGCTGAATTGCGCGAACCGACCCTCACATTGATCGAACAAGTGGGTCTCCGGTAA
- a CDS encoding class I SAM-dependent methyltransferase: MKTLVSADIDAYAQAHSMPESDLCRALRDETQRRMESPQMIVGPLEGAFLKMMTQLVGARRVLEIGMFTGYSALCFAEALPADGAVITCEVDEASAALARQYFTRSPVGKKIEIRMGPALDTMRELTGPFDLIFIDADKVNYLNYYRRALDLLSPTGVILIDNVLWDGDVLKQPPPDEKTAAIQELNRTVSNDPRVSAVLVTIRDGVLVVRLNDKR; encoded by the coding sequence ATGAAGACGCTCGTTTCTGCCGACATCGACGCCTATGCCCAGGCCCATTCCATGCCGGAGTCGGACCTCTGTCGCGCCTTGCGAGACGAGACGCAGCGGCGCATGGAGTCTCCGCAGATGATCGTGGGGCCGCTTGAAGGGGCCTTTCTTAAAATGATGACGCAGCTGGTAGGGGCCAGGAGGGTGCTGGAGATCGGCATGTTCACCGGCTATAGCGCCCTCTGTTTTGCGGAAGCGTTACCGGCAGATGGGGCCGTGATCACCTGCGAAGTCGATGAAGCGTCCGCCGCCCTCGCGCGCCAGTATTTCACGCGCTCGCCCGTTGGCAAGAAGATCGAGATTCGCATGGGGCCCGCACTCGATACGATGCGCGAGCTCACGGGACCGTTCGATCTGATCTTTATCGATGCCGACAAGGTGAACTATCTCAATTACTACCGGCGGGCCTTGGATCTGCTCTCGCCGACCGGCGTCATCCTCATCGATAACGTCCTCTGGGACGGCGATGTCCTCAAGCAGCCTCCGCCTGATGAGAAGACGGCGGCCATTCAAGAGCTGAATCGAACAGTGTCGAACGATCCACGTGTGTCTGCCGTGCTCGTCACGATCCGGGACGGAGTCCTGGTGGTGAGGCTGAACGATAAACGGTAG
- the ccmD gene encoding heme exporter protein CcmD: MQWGSVSEFVDMGGYGFYVWTSFGVTAFGMLWEVFALRRRHAAAREGARQLFHDQ, encoded by the coding sequence ATGCAGTGGGGCAGTGTGTCAGAGTTTGTGGATATGGGCGGGTACGGCTTCTACGTGTGGACGTCGTTTGGCGTCACGGCGTTCGGTATGCTGTGGGAAGTATTCGCTTTGCGGCGGCGACATGCGGCGGCGCGTGAGGGCGCCCGTCAATTATTTCATGACCAGTGA
- a CDS encoding DsbE family thiol:disulfide interchange protein has product MKRFLLPLAIFVVVVGFLGVGLTLNPREVPSPLVGKPAPEFALPQLHEPQQMLSLQDLRGKVWLLNFWASWCGGCKEEHPVLMQLAKTGEVPIYGMDYKDRRDEGIAWLQRWGNPYSVIAVDESGRVGINYGVYGVPETYVIDKAGVIRYKQIGPLDESILDKKIMPLVRELQQQ; this is encoded by the coding sequence ATGAAACGGTTCCTCCTTCCTCTTGCGATCTTTGTGGTGGTCGTCGGGTTTCTAGGTGTTGGACTGACCTTGAATCCACGCGAAGTGCCATCGCCGTTAGTGGGTAAACCGGCGCCGGAGTTTGCCCTGCCGCAATTACACGAGCCTCAGCAGATGTTGTCGCTGCAGGATTTGCGCGGCAAAGTCTGGCTGCTGAACTTCTGGGCTTCGTGGTGCGGTGGCTGCAAGGAAGAGCATCCGGTGCTGATGCAGCTCGCGAAAACCGGCGAAGTTCCGATCTACGGCATGGACTACAAGGACCGGCGGGACGAGGGGATTGCCTGGCTGCAACGATGGGGGAATCCCTATTCGGTCATTGCGGTTGATGAATCGGGGCGTGTGGGCATCAACTATGGAGTCTATGGCGTTCCTGAAACGTACGTGATCGATAAGGCGGGGGTGATCCGCTACAAGCAGATTGGTCCGCTGGATGAGAGTATTTTGGACAAGAAAATTATGCCCCTGGTGCGGGAGTTACAACAACAATGA
- a CDS encoding cytochrome c-type biogenesis protein CcmH, producing the protein MKRWLLVLLLIPCLVSAEEAKPLAENPQAEARLKTLALELRCLVCQNQTLADSTAPLAEDLRREVREMIAKNMSDQEIRDFLVQRYGDFVLYRPPLKAATTFLWLGPFLLLVVGGVTLALALRRRAKTVPDPALSDEDHRAVAQMLSEGTKRS; encoded by the coding sequence ATGAAACGCTGGTTACTGGTGTTGCTCTTGATTCCCTGCCTCGTGTCGGCAGAGGAAGCGAAACCGCTGGCGGAGAACCCGCAGGCCGAGGCGCGTCTGAAGACCCTTGCTCTGGAGTTGCGCTGTCTGGTCTGTCAGAACCAAACGCTGGCAGACTCGACCGCGCCATTGGCCGAAGATTTGCGCCGTGAAGTCCGCGAGATGATCGCGAAAAATATGAGCGATCAGGAGATCCGCGACTTCCTGGTCCAACGGTATGGCGACTTCGTGTTATACCGGCCTCCGCTCAAGGCCGCGACGACGTTTCTCTGGCTGGGCCCGTTTCTCTTGCTCGTGGTAGGAGGGGTCACATTAGCCCTCGCGTTACGGCGCCGGGCGAAGACGGTGCCCGATCCCGCGCTCTCCGATGAGGACCATCGAGCGGTCGCGCAAATGCTCTCGGAAGGAACCAAACGCTCATGA
- the ccmB gene encoding heme exporter protein CcmB: MNQLGMFAALREIIRRDLLLALRRRSDVLTTVLFFILVGSLFPLGVGPEPAVLRTIAPGVLWVAALLSCLLSLGRLFTADYADGVLEQMLLIPQPLSLLVIGKVTAHWLISGLPVVLLSPLLGLQFGLTGEALGVLTLSLLLGTPTLSFIGAIGAALTLGVRGSSVLIALLVLPLFIPVLIFGAGAVSSSASGIGAGAHLSLLGAGLLLALALAPWATATSLRIALE, encoded by the coding sequence ATGAATCAGCTTGGCATGTTCGCAGCCCTGCGTGAAATCATTCGGCGGGATCTCTTGTTGGCGCTGAGACGCCGTTCGGATGTCCTGACGACGGTGCTATTTTTCATCCTGGTCGGGAGCCTCTTCCCTTTGGGCGTCGGCCCGGAACCAGCGGTGCTGCGGACGATCGCACCGGGAGTCTTGTGGGTCGCTGCGCTGCTTTCGTGCTTGCTGTCGCTAGGGCGTCTGTTTACGGCGGACTATGCCGACGGAGTATTGGAACAGATGCTGCTGATCCCCCAACCATTGTCCCTGTTGGTCATCGGGAAGGTGACGGCGCATTGGCTGATTTCCGGGTTGCCGGTGGTGCTCCTTTCGCCGCTCCTTGGCCTGCAATTCGGTCTGACCGGGGAGGCGTTGGGGGTCCTGACCCTCTCGCTCTTGCTGGGCACGCCGACGTTGAGCTTCATCGGGGCGATCGGTGCCGCGTTGACCCTGGGGGTACGTGGCAGTAGTGTGCTGATTGCGCTCCTCGTGTTGCCATTGTTTATTCCGGTCCTGATTTTCGGCGCCGGCGCCGTGTCGAGCAGTGCATCGGGTATCGGCGCCGGGGCGCATCTCTCGCTCTTGGGCGCGGGTCTGTTACTGGCCCTCGCACTGGCGCCCTGGGCCACGGCCACATCGCTTCGGATCGCGCTGGAGTAA